The Paenibacillus polymyxa M1 DNA segment CATTGTTGGGAATCAAATTCAAACGCAAATCTGATGATATCACCCTTGGTATCAATTTCCTTGCATTCTTCGGTACTCGATCGGAGAGAGACCATTGCGCTTTTTGAACGTTTTACTGAACTGGTATACGTCAGAATAGCCACAGGCTCTCGCGATATCTGTGACGGAATCACTTGTGAACAGGAGCCGGCAAACCGGCAAACGGCATGCTCATTGCGAAGATGATTCAGGTACTCCTTGGGACTGCACCCGTACCGGGATCCAAAGGTTCTGCGTAAATAAACAGGTGAGAAACCCGTCTGCTCCGCCAATTCGGTAATCCGCAACTCGGTAGCAAATGCCGTATCTAACTTCTCCTTGAATTTACGAAGAGCCTCTACTATTCCGTCCCCATCGTTGTGCCTCCCTCCTGCTTCCGCTGCCTCGTGTACCTCTTGTACCAAACGATACCAGACTGACTTTACTCTGGTCTCTCGCACAAGATCTCCAGGTACCCATTCCCTTTCCGCTTCCCGGAATTGTTCCCCAATCCGGCCCGCACGCTCACTCTGTAGAGGCATAAGAAATGGAAGCCGCAGCCGCTCAATCGACTTTGGCGTATCCCATTCGTTCTCATTTTTTATGAGCGAAGCGCAATCAAACAGTATCATCGTCA contains these protein-coding regions:
- a CDS encoding helix-turn-helix domain-containing protein gives rise to the protein MPVCRLLFTSDSVTDIARACGYSDVYQFSKTFKKRNGLSPIEYRRMQGN